DNA from Dokdonella koreensis DS-123:
TCTCGATGTCCTCGCCCTTCTTGCCGATGACGACACCCGGACGGGCCGTGTGGATCGTCACGCGCGCATTCTTGGCGGGGCGCTCGATCTGGATGCGCGAGACGCCGGCCTGGGCCAGCTTCTTGCGCAGCAGCTCGCGCACCTTCAGATCGGCCGCGAGATACTCGGCGTACTCACGCTTGTTGGCGAACCACTTCGAGTTCCAGTCCTTGGCGATGCCAAGGCGGATGCCGGTGGGATGAACTTTATGACCCATCGTTGCCGTCCTTCGAAACTTATTCGCCCACGACCACAGTGATGTGGCTGGTGCGCTTGAAAATTTGGGTGCCGCGACCCTTGGCCCGCGCATGCATCCGCTTGAGGATGGGACCCTCGTCGACGAAGATGCGGGCGACCTTGAGCTCGTCGACATCGGCGCCGAGGTTGTTCTCGGCATTGGACGTCGCCGAGAACAGGACCTTGTAGACCAGATGGGCGGCCTTCTTGTCGCTGAACTTCAGCAGAGTCAGAGCGCGGTCCACCGGCAGGCCACGCACCTGGTCGGCAACCAGCCGGACCTTCTGCGGGGAGATGCGCGCGGTGCGCAGAACAGCCTTCGCTTCCACGGTGCTTCTCCTTACTTCTTGCCGTCGGCTTTCTTGTCGCCACCGTGCCCCTTGAAGGTGCGCGTGACGGCAAACTCGCCGAGCTTGTGTCCGACCATGTTCTCGTTGATCAGGACCGGAACATGGAGACGACCGTTGTGCACCGCCAGGGTCAGCCCGACCATGTCCGGCACGATCATCGAACGGCGCGACCAGGTCTTGATCGGGCGCTTATTGTTGGCGGCTGCGGCAACTTCCACCTTCTTGAGCAGGTGGTGGTCGACGAACGGCCCTTTCTTCAGTGAACGTGGCATGGCGTGTACCTATCAACCCCGGCGATCGCGCACGATGAACTGCTGCGTGCGCTTGTTCTTGCGTGTCTTGTAACCCTTGGCCGGCGTGCCCCATGGGGACACCGGATGCGGATTGCCCTGGCCGGCACGACCTTCGCCACCACCGTGCGGATGGTCGACCGGGTTCATCGCCGCACCGCGCACGGTCGGCTTGATGCCACGCCAGCGCTTCGCGCCGGCCTTGCCCAGCTTCTCGAGGTTGTGCTCGGAATTGCCGACCTCGCCGATGGTGGCGCGGCACTCGGCCGGCACCTTGCGCATCTCGCCCGACCGCAGGCGCAGCGTCGCGTGACCCTGCTCGCGCGCCACCAGCTGTGCCGACGCACCGGCGCTGCGTGCGATCTGCGCGCCCTTGCCCGGCTTCATCTCGATGCAGTGCACCGTGGCACCCACCGGGATGTTGCGCAGCGGCAGCGTGTTGCCGGCCTTGATCGGCGCGTCGCGACCGGCCATCAGCTGGTCACCGACCTGCACGCCCTTGGGGGCGATGATGTAGCGGCGCTCGCCGTCGACATAGCACAACAGTGCGATGTGCGCCGTGCGATTGGGGTCGTACTCGATCCGCTCGACACGGCAGGCGATGCCTTCCTTGTCGCGCTTGAAGTCGATGATGCGGTAGTTCTGCTTCGAACCGCCGCCCTTGTGGCGCGT
Protein-coding regions in this window:
- the rplV gene encoding 50S ribosomal protein L22 codes for the protein MEAKAVLRTARISPQKVRLVADQVRGLPVDRALTLLKFSDKKAAHLVYKVLFSATSNAENNLGADVDELKVARIFVDEGPILKRMHARAKGRGTQIFKRTSHITVVVGE
- the rpsS gene encoding 30S ribosomal protein S19 — encoded protein: MPRSLKKGPFVDHHLLKKVEVAAAANNKRPIKTWSRRSMIVPDMVGLTLAVHNGRLHVPVLINENMVGHKLGEFAVTRTFKGHGGDKKADGKK
- the rplB gene encoding 50S ribosomal protein L2, yielding MALITLKPTSAGRRATVRVVTPGLHKGDPYAPLTESQSKTGGRNHYGRITTRHKGGGSKQNYRIIDFKRDKEGIACRVERIEYDPNRTAHIALLCYVDGERRYIIAPKGVQVGDQLMAGRDAPIKAGNTLPLRNIPVGATVHCIEMKPGKGAQIARSAGASAQLVAREQGHATLRLRSGEMRKVPAECRATIGEVGNSEHNLEKLGKAGAKRWRGIKPTVRGAAMNPVDHPHGGGEGRAGQGNPHPVSPWGTPAKGYKTRKNKRTQQFIVRDRRG